One uncultured Caproiciproducens sp. DNA segment encodes these proteins:
- a CDS encoding NCS2 family permease, with amino-acid sequence MAGGSETAYHPKGDFFNLKGNNTNVRTEVGAGLTTFFAMAYIIIVNPNMLSQTGMPWGAVFLATIIASVIGTLIMGLFANVPYAQAPGMGLNAFFVFTVCFGLHFKWQEALAMVFICGLVNVLITVTKVRKLIIKSIPESLQNAIGGGIGIFIAYIGIKNAGLIQFTSDPGTYTLLDSKTVIASSSAVPAIVKLNAPVVLLALFGIALTVVLLVNNVKGAILISIVATTIIGIPMGITAIGQTMGFGEACSQLPETFGAAFGNPGMQSLFADPSKIPLVLMTIFAFSLSDTFDTIGTFIGTGRKTGIFSAEDQLALETSNGFKSKMDKALFADATATSIGAIFGTSNTTTYVESAAGIGAGGRTGLTSVVTAAMFIISAFFAPLISAVPSAATAPALIVVGIMMLSAFKEIEWTSLEEAIPAFFAGIFMGFCYSISYGIAAGFIFYCLIKTFRGKAKEIHPILWVATGLFVLNFIVLAVIS; translated from the coding sequence ATGGCAGGCGGTTCAGAAACAGCGTACCATCCAAAGGGCGACTTCTTCAATTTAAAGGGCAACAACACAAATGTCCGTACGGAAGTCGGCGCCGGTTTGACCACTTTCTTCGCAATGGCTTACATCATCATTGTAAACCCAAATATGCTCTCACAAACAGGAATGCCTTGGGGCGCGGTTTTCCTTGCAACCATTATCGCTTCGGTCATCGGTACCCTCATCATGGGCTTATTCGCAAATGTGCCTTATGCACAGGCGCCGGGCATGGGTTTAAACGCATTCTTTGTGTTTACCGTATGTTTTGGCTTACACTTCAAATGGCAGGAAGCGCTCGCCATGGTTTTCATCTGCGGTCTTGTCAATGTTTTGATTACTGTAACCAAAGTCCGCAAACTGATCATCAAATCCATTCCGGAAAGCCTTCAAAATGCAATCGGCGGCGGCATCGGAATTTTTATCGCTTATATCGGTATTAAAAACGCCGGTCTGATTCAGTTTACATCCGACCCGGGTACATATACCTTATTAGACAGCAAAACGGTTATTGCATCCAGCAGCGCGGTGCCGGCAATTGTCAAGTTGAACGCACCCGTTGTTCTGCTCGCTTTATTCGGGATTGCATTGACTGTTGTTCTTTTGGTGAATAATGTCAAAGGCGCGATCTTAATCAGTATTGTTGCGACAACGATTATCGGTATCCCAATGGGTATTACGGCCATTGGCCAGACAATGGGATTTGGTGAAGCCTGTTCCCAACTGCCGGAGACCTTCGGCGCTGCGTTCGGCAATCCCGGTATGCAGTCACTTTTTGCAGACCCTTCCAAAATCCCGCTCGTATTAATGACCATTTTCGCGTTCAGCCTTTCCGATACCTTTGACACGATCGGAACCTTCATCGGAACCGGACGCAAGACCGGAATTTTCAGCGCGGAAGATCAATTAGCACTTGAAACCAGCAATGGCTTTAAGTCGAAAATGGACAAGGCTCTGTTTGCAGACGCAACGGCAACTTCCATCGGCGCTATTTTCGGTACTTCCAATACAACAACTTATGTTGAAAGCGCAGCGGGCATCGGCGCCGGCGGACGCACCGGGCTGACCAGTGTTGTTACCGCTGCAATGTTCATAATCAGCGCGTTTTTCGCTCCGCTGATCAGCGCGGTTCCTTCCGCTGCGACGGCTCCCGCTCTGATTGTTGTTGGTATTATGATGCTCAGCGCATTCAAAGAAATTGAATGGACCAGCCTTGAAGAAGCAATTCCGGCTTTCTTCGCCGGCATCTTCATGGGGTTCTGCTACAGTATTTCCTACGGCATTGCCGCCGGCTTCATATTTTACTGCCTCATCAAGACGTTCCGTGGCAAAGCAAAAGAAATTCATCCGATTCTATGGGTTGCTACCGGACTGTTTGTTTTAAACTTTATTGTTCTGGCAGTCATCTCCTAA
- a CDS encoding 16S rRNA (uracil(1498)-N(3))-methyltransferase — MPRFFIDYVPEEQAAITGEDARHIARSLRMQPGESLILCDSIGTDYNGRIESITDGKVVVRILNFCRSVAEPGVNVTVYQGLPKADKMDSIVQKSVETGAVKIVPVMTARCVSKPDEKAAAKKNVRWQKIAEEAAKQSGRGVIPQIGALTDFQAAVKQAAQSGEIILFFEGGGQSIAGLVSGQTRELAVFIGPEGGFEQAEVDFAVQNGAKIGTLGARILRTETAPIAALAAIMLATGNM; from the coding sequence ATGCCCAGATTTTTTATTGATTACGTCCCGGAGGAACAAGCGGCTATTACCGGGGAAGACGCCCGCCATATCGCGCGTTCCCTGCGTATGCAGCCGGGAGAAAGCTTGATTCTCTGCGACAGCATCGGAACGGACTATAACGGCAGGATAGAGAGCATAACGGACGGTAAAGTTGTTGTGCGCATTTTGAATTTTTGCAGGAGTGTTGCGGAGCCGGGCGTAAATGTTACTGTATACCAGGGACTGCCAAAGGCGGATAAGATGGACAGCATTGTGCAGAAATCGGTCGAAACCGGCGCGGTGAAAATTGTACCTGTCATGACGGCGCGCTGTGTTTCAAAACCGGACGAAAAAGCAGCGGCGAAAAAAAACGTGCGCTGGCAGAAAATTGCGGAAGAAGCCGCGAAGCAGAGCGGAAGGGGAGTCATTCCTCAGATCGGCGCGCTGACCGATTTTCAAGCGGCGGTGAAACAGGCCGCGCAGAGCGGTGAAATTATTTTATTTTTTGAAGGCGGCGGGCAAAGCATTGCCGGGCTTGTCAGCGGCCAAACGCGGGAGCTGGCGGTTTTTATCGGGCCGGAAGGCGGTTTTGAACAGGCAGAGGTCGATTTTGCGGTTCAAAACGGCGCAAAGATCGGCACGCTCGGCGCACGGATTCTGCGCACCGAAACTGCACCCATTGCGGCGCTTGCCGCCATTATGCTTGCAACGGGAAATATGTAG
- the fabG gene encoding 3-oxoacyl-ACP reductase FabG, with amino-acid sequence MRTALITGASRGIGKAIARQLAEDGFRVIVNYHVSQTEAESLVLEFNALYHVDCVALHADVSDRKQVEGMFAIAGAVDVLVNNAGIAQQKLFTDITEQDWNRMFDVDVKGMFHCCQCALPYMIHQKQGKIINISSMWGQVGASCEVHYSAAKAAVIGLTKALAKEVGPSGIQVNCVAPGVIQTEMNAHLDENTVHVLKEETPLGVIGTAEDIAGAVSFLAGEKSGFITGQVLGVNGGMII; translated from the coding sequence ATGCGGACAGCTTTGATTACCGGTGCTTCACGCGGCATTGGAAAAGCGATTGCACGGCAGCTTGCAGAGGACGGTTTCCGTGTGATTGTGAATTATCATGTTTCTCAAACAGAGGCCGAATCTTTGGTGTTGGAGTTCAATGCTCTTTATCATGTCGATTGCGTCGCACTGCATGCCGATGTATCGGACAGAAAGCAGGTGGAAGGGATGTTCGCCATAGCCGGCGCTGTTGACGTATTGGTGAACAACGCGGGGATTGCGCAGCAAAAGCTCTTTACGGATATTACGGAACAGGACTGGAACAGGATGTTCGATGTCGATGTAAAAGGAATGTTTCACTGCTGCCAGTGCGCGCTGCCATATATGATCCATCAGAAGCAGGGGAAAATCATCAATATTTCTTCCATGTGGGGGCAGGTCGGCGCTTCCTGTGAGGTGCATTATTCCGCGGCAAAAGCAGCGGTGATCGGCTTGACCAAAGCGCTTGCAAAAGAAGTCGGCCCGTCCGGCATACAGGTCAACTGCGTGGCTCCGGGGGTAATTCAAACCGAAATGAATGCGCATCTTGACGAAAACACAGTTCATGTGCTGAAAGAAGAAACTCCGCTTGGGGTCATCGGTACGGCGGAGGATATTGCGGGTGCCGTCAGCTTTTTGGCGGGGGAAAAGTCCGGCTTTATCACCGGGCAGGTTTTGGGCGTTAACGGCGGCATGATCATTTGA
- a CDS encoding DUF3298 domain-containing protein: MMLRARRTGILLLAVLLLFTEGCSLQYLSKFSGSWAAPQLSVDVALTNKTESGICAQDIQTAVPQFSGFNTAKLLNSKIQTVSDDGIAEVKQAAKDLEGYLAENTDRPPVSLYFQSSFDYSENADVLSTRIYNENYTGGAHGFRWIKSYTVNMNTGEFYDTLGSLFQNEESGKKLISDKITAEIKKQPDNYFPEAVQTIEDKNGDFPFYLDGENLIVYFDLYDISCYAAGIPVFKFPLADLKTKVSFNSVSPAGDVLLNGMNLDFNHKVVSNDNGDFLPLDDMAKSISLSVTEDGGKYAIDGKAVQPTIISGVAYMPIQYFNDFLKDSPLKGFVTYDGTVLRIFTQTVQSGEEKKLMRSDVNSVGSEIYLNSADSGSSSDHS, from the coding sequence ATGATGTTGCGGGCTAGGCGCACTGGGATTTTGTTGCTAGCTGTTTTGCTGCTTTTTACAGAGGGATGCTCCCTCCAGTACTTGTCGAAATTTTCCGGCTCGTGGGCTGCACCGCAGCTTTCCGTAGATGTTGCTTTGACGAATAAAACGGAAAGTGGCATATGTGCTCAGGATATCCAGACCGCAGTGCCGCAATTCAGCGGATTTAACACCGCAAAATTGTTGAATTCCAAAATTCAAACAGTTTCTGATGATGGAATTGCAGAAGTGAAGCAAGCTGCAAAAGATCTTGAGGGATATCTTGCTGAAAATACAGACAGACCCCCTGTTTCCCTGTATTTTCAGAGCTCCTTTGATTATTCTGAAAATGCAGATGTACTTTCCACTCGGATTTATAATGAAAATTATACCGGTGGAGCACATGGGTTCCGATGGATTAAATCCTATACGGTAAACATGAATACAGGAGAGTTTTATGATACGCTGGGATCGCTTTTTCAGAATGAGGAATCGGGAAAAAAGCTGATTTCCGACAAAATTACAGCTGAAATAAAGAAACAGCCTGATAATTATTTTCCAGAGGCTGTGCAGACAATTGAGGATAAGAACGGAGATTTCCCTTTCTATCTTGACGGTGAAAATCTGATTGTTTATTTTGACTTGTACGATATATCCTGTTATGCTGCGGGAATTCCTGTTTTTAAATTTCCGCTTGCAGACTTGAAAACGAAGGTTTCATTCAACAGTGTGTCTCCGGCGGGGGATGTGCTGCTGAACGGGATGAATTTGGATTTCAACCACAAAGTGGTCTCAAACGACAATGGTGATTTTCTGCCGTTAGATGACATGGCAAAATCCATTTCCCTTTCCGTGACTGAGGATGGAGGAAAATATGCGATAGATGGCAAGGCCGTTCAGCCCACTATAATCAGCGGCGTGGCATATATGCCCATTCAGTATTTCAACGATTTTTTAAAAGATTCCCCTTTGAAAGGCTTTGTTACTTATGACGGAACAGTTTTGCGGATTTTCACCCAGACTGTGCAAAGCGGGGAAGAGAAAAAGCTGATGCGCAGCGATGTGAACAGTGTTGGAAGCGAAATATATTTAAACAGTGCGGACAGCGGTTCCTCTTCCGATCACTCATAG
- a CDS encoding DUF4349 domain-containing protein translates to MKNRRYFGFVAGLLIAAMMIGGCASQGSGTAANKASAEQKSVAMDAGTASTAAGLADAPVNGKSTASAEGANPTADQLAAASSQKIIERLSCQIETLKFDDSVQKIQSLCTELGGYIQDSNVTGSGIEKQNLRSANYVLRIPQEKLGQFKSSAGSIGSILNLTSSSENISESYYDTQARLKSLRTQQERLLALLKKSGTLTDIIALEKALADVNYQIEQFTGTLRQYDSLINYSTVSIQLNEVIKPTELEKTPVTLGEKISRQFKNSLRGLSGFGEGLLVFFLGGAPVILLLAVIAIFVIYFLRRKRKHAEKETDEPVSLLTKPIKDPETKEEHTQK, encoded by the coding sequence ATGAAAAACAGAAGATATTTTGGATTTGTCGCCGGATTACTGATTGCAGCAATGATGATTGGCGGCTGTGCTTCGCAGGGAAGCGGCACCGCAGCGAACAAGGCGTCGGCTGAACAGAAGTCTGTTGCAATGGATGCGGGAACCGCTTCCACCGCGGCGGGATTGGCCGATGCGCCGGTGAACGGGAAAAGTACCGCCAGCGCGGAGGGTGCAAATCCGACTGCGGATCAACTGGCGGCGGCTTCCAGCCAGAAAATCATCGAACGTTTGTCGTGTCAGATTGAAACGCTGAAATTTGATGATTCCGTGCAAAAAATTCAAAGCCTTTGCACCGAGCTGGGCGGTTACATACAGGATTCCAATGTGACGGGCAGCGGCATAGAAAAACAGAATCTGCGCAGCGCAAACTATGTTCTGCGGATTCCGCAGGAAAAACTTGGGCAGTTTAAAAGCAGCGCGGGGTCTATTGGAAGTATCCTGAACCTTACCAGCTCCAGTGAAAATATCAGCGAAAGCTATTATGATACCCAGGCGCGGCTGAAAAGCCTGCGCACCCAACAGGAACGGCTTCTCGCCCTGCTGAAAAAGTCCGGTACGCTGACCGATATCATCGCGCTGGAAAAAGCGCTTGCGGATGTGAACTATCAGATTGAACAGTTTACCGGCACGCTGCGCCAGTATGATTCGCTCATCAATTACAGTACGGTTTCCATACAGCTGAACGAAGTAATAAAGCCGACGGAGCTGGAGAAAACGCCGGTTACCCTCGGTGAAAAAATATCTCGGCAGTTTAAGAATTCTCTGCGCGGGCTCAGTGGATTCGGCGAAGGACTGCTGGTGTTTTTCCTGGGCGGAGCACCCGTTATCCTGCTTTTAGCGGTGATTGCCATTTTCGTTATTTATTTTTTACGCAGGAAAAGAAAACATGCGGAAAAAGAGACGGATGAACCTGTGTCCCTGCTTACAAAACCCATAAAAGATCCGGAGACAAAAGAAGAACATACCCAAAAATAG
- a CDS encoding glycine--tRNA ligase, whose amino-acid sequence MLATEKTMDKIVALCKNRGFVYSGSEIYGGLSNTWDYGPLGVEFKNNVKRAWQKKFVQECPYNVGLDTAILMNPQVWVASGHVGGFSDPLMDCRDCKTRHRADKLIEDAGGDANGMTFEQMNDYIKENNIKCPECGSSNFTDIRKFNLMFKTFQGVTEDAKNEIFLRPETAQGIFVNFANIQRTTRRKVPFGVAQIGKSFRNEITPGNFTFRTREFEQMELEFFCKPDTDLDWFYYWKDYCKKWLLDLGMTQENMRLRDHEAEELSFYSKATTDIEFLFPFGWGELWGIADRTNYDLTQHQNHSGKSLEYFDPETNERYIPCVVEPSLGADRVTLAFLCDAYDEEKLDEKDTRVVMRLHPALAPYKAAILPLSKKLNDRAQEISTQLSKHFMVDYDDAGSIGKRYRRQDEIGTPFCITYDFDSENDGCVTVRDRDTMLQERIAISELTDYISKKIEF is encoded by the coding sequence ATGTTGGCAACTGAAAAAACGATGGACAAAATTGTCGCTCTGTGCAAAAACCGCGGGTTTGTTTACTCCGGAAGCGAAATCTACGGCGGCCTGTCAAACACATGGGATTACGGCCCGCTCGGCGTTGAGTTTAAAAACAATGTAAAGCGTGCGTGGCAGAAAAAATTCGTGCAGGAATGCCCGTATAATGTAGGGCTGGACACCGCTATTTTGATGAACCCGCAGGTCTGGGTGGCTTCGGGCCATGTCGGCGGCTTTTCCGACCCGCTGATGGACTGCCGTGACTGTAAAACCCGTCATCGCGCGGACAAGCTGATTGAAGACGCCGGCGGCGACGCAAACGGCATGACCTTTGAGCAGATGAACGACTACATCAAGGAAAACAATATAAAATGTCCGGAATGCGGCTCTTCCAACTTCACCGATATCCGCAAATTTAATCTGATGTTCAAAACGTTTCAGGGTGTAACGGAAGACGCTAAAAACGAAATTTTCCTTCGCCCGGAAACGGCGCAGGGTATTTTTGTTAATTTTGCCAACATTCAGCGCACGACCCGCCGCAAAGTGCCGTTCGGTGTTGCACAGATCGGCAAAAGCTTCCGCAACGAAATCACCCCGGGCAACTTTACGTTCCGCACACGTGAATTTGAGCAGATGGAACTTGAATTTTTCTGCAAACCGGACACGGACCTTGACTGGTTCTACTACTGGAAGGACTACTGCAAAAAGTGGCTGCTGGATTTAGGCATGACGCAGGAAAATATGCGTCTGCGCGACCATGAAGCGGAAGAATTATCCTTCTATTCCAAGGCAACCACCGATATAGAGTTCCTGTTCCCGTTTGGCTGGGGCGAGCTTTGGGGTATTGCCGACAGAACCAATTACGACCTGACGCAGCACCAAAACCATTCGGGAAAGAGTCTGGAATATTTTGACCCCGAAACAAACGAGCGGTACATCCCGTGTGTCGTCGAGCCGTCGCTCGGTGCCGACCGTGTTACGCTGGCGTTCCTCTGCGACGCCTATGACGAGGAGAAGCTTGATGAAAAGGATACGAGGGTAGTCATGAGGCTGCACCCCGCACTGGCCCCCTACAAGGCCGCTATACTCCCCCTTTCCAAAAAGCTGAACGACAGGGCACAGGAAATCAGCACACAGCTTTCCAAGCATTTTATGGTGGATTACGACGATGCCGGCTCTATCGGCAAACGTTACCGCCGCCAGGATGAAATCGGCACACCGTTCTGCATTACCTACGACTTCGACAGCGAAAACGACGGCTGTGTGACCGTGCGTGACCGCGACACTATGCTGCAGGAGCGCATAGCAATTTCAGAACTGACGGATTATATCAGCAAAAAAATAGAATTTTAA
- a CDS encoding GtrA family protein, giving the protein MDKLKKLWRFLTTPEMISYIIFGVLTTAVNVVSYGLLRPVIHWNTQWDVLTANTIAWVLSVAFAFITNKLFVFQSKSFAARLFWRELSTFVGARLLSLGVDSLGMLLMVNTLAWNDWLAKIIMNVIVIIMNYALSKMIIFKK; this is encoded by the coding sequence TTGGATAAGCTGAAAAAGCTGTGGCGCTTTTTGACAACGCCCGAAATGATATCCTACATTATATTCGGCGTGCTGACCACAGCCGTTAATGTTGTGAGTTACGGGCTTCTGCGCCCTGTCATCCACTGGAACACGCAGTGGGACGTGCTGACGGCAAACACCATTGCGTGGGTTCTATCGGTGGCTTTTGCATTTATCACCAATAAACTTTTTGTATTTCAAAGCAAAAGTTTTGCTGCAAGGCTTTTCTGGCGGGAACTTTCCACTTTTGTAGGCGCCCGTCTTCTGTCGCTCGGCGTGGATTCACTCGGCATGCTGCTTATGGTGAACACGCTGGCGTGGAATGACTGGCTGGCTAAAATCATCATGAATGTCATTGTCATTATCATGAATTATGCGTTAAGTAAGATGATTATCTTTAAAAAATAA
- a CDS encoding pseudouridine-5'-phosphate glycosidase yields the protein MLKDYLEINAGVQKALDLGKPVVALESTIISHGMPYPQNVETARNVEKIIREHGAEPATIAIIGGKIKIGLTDDELEHLGKAKNVIKTSRRDIPFVIAKKADGAATVATTMILAALAGIKVFVTGGIGGVHRGATETFDISADLEELARTNVAVVCAGAKSILDLKLTLEYLETRGVPVIGFGTKELPAFYTRSSGFQVDYRVDSEKELAQAVKIKWEMGINGGLVIANPIPEQYQMDKAVIDKAIDEALKDAALEGIKGKDTTPYLLAKIKEITGGDSLDSNIRLIYNNAVVGANLAVELAKLQ from the coding sequence ATGTTAAAAGATTATCTTGAAATTAACGCAGGTGTGCAGAAAGCCCTTGATTTAGGAAAGCCCGTGGTGGCGCTTGAATCCACCATTATTTCCCACGGCATGCCGTACCCGCAAAATGTTGAAACAGCGCGCAACGTGGAAAAAATTATTCGCGAACACGGTGCGGAACCTGCAACGATTGCCATTATCGGCGGCAAAATAAAAATCGGCCTGACCGACGATGAACTGGAACACCTCGGCAAAGCAAAAAATGTCATCAAGACGAGCAGAAGGGATATTCCCTTTGTAATTGCCAAAAAGGCGGACGGCGCAGCCACAGTGGCGACCACTATGATTCTTGCGGCACTGGCGGGCATAAAGGTATTTGTAACCGGGGGCATCGGCGGTGTGCACAGGGGCGCGACGGAGACCTTCGATATTTCCGCCGACCTTGAGGAACTTGCAAGAACAAATGTGGCTGTCGTGTGCGCGGGCGCAAAATCTATCCTTGACCTGAAGCTGACACTTGAATATCTGGAAACCCGCGGCGTCCCTGTCATTGGCTTCGGCACCAAGGAGCTTCCTGCCTTCTACACGAGAAGCAGCGGCTTTCAGGTGGATTACCGTGTGGATTCGGAGAAAGAGCTTGCACAGGCCGTTAAGATCAAATGGGAGATGGGCATCAACGGCGGTCTGGTGATTGCAAACCCCATCCCCGAGCAATACCAGATGGACAAAGCGGTCATAGACAAGGCGATTGACGAAGCCTTGAAGGATGCCGCCCTTGAAGGGATTAAGGGCAAGGACACCACCCCCTATCTTCTTGCGAAAATCAAGGAGATCACCGGCGGAGACAGCCTCGATTCCAATATCCGACTGATCTACAACAATGCCGTAGTTGGTGCAAACCTTGCGGTTGAACTCGCCAAATTACAGTAA
- a CDS encoding PfkB family carbohydrate kinase produces the protein MTNREQEIIELIRINPMITQNELSEKLSITRSSVAVHITNLMKKGVIKGKCYILNDDPYVCVVGGANMDIQGFPREQLVMNDSNPGKVKISFGGVGRNIAENISRLGIQTKLITAVGNDDYGKSLLEAAGKCGMDTKHSLISDEYPTPIYLSILDGEGDMKVAISQMNVLEKINVDFIENRRQLIKRAQLCVIDTNLPENTIAFLTQEFPEMDFYLDTVSTAKAVKARDILGRLHTIKPNRLEAEKLSGIKIADEGSLRRSGEFFLEQGVKRVVISLGSKGTYYRDGKTEFILETEKVKVVNATGAGDAFMAGLVYGSLHNMEPVEIIKLSAAASKLALSHENTINPDMSVENIEKMMEENDHVKRLS, from the coding sequence TTGACAAACAGGGAACAGGAAATTATTGAACTGATTAGAATCAACCCCATGATTACGCAAAACGAACTGTCGGAAAAGCTTTCCATCACGCGCTCATCTGTTGCGGTTCATATTACAAACCTGATGAAAAAAGGCGTGATCAAGGGAAAATGTTATATTTTAAACGATGATCCGTATGTCTGCGTAGTCGGCGGAGCGAATATGGACATTCAGGGCTTTCCCAGAGAACAACTTGTAATGAATGATTCCAATCCGGGCAAAGTGAAAATTTCATTCGGGGGTGTAGGAAGAAACATTGCCGAAAATATCAGCAGACTGGGCATTCAGACAAAACTGATTACTGCGGTCGGCAACGACGATTACGGCAAAAGCCTGCTGGAGGCAGCCGGAAAATGCGGAATGGATACAAAACATTCGCTCATATCGGATGAATATCCCACCCCCATTTACCTTTCCATTCTCGACGGGGAGGGCGACATGAAAGTTGCCATTTCCCAGATGAACGTGCTTGAAAAGATTAATGTGGATTTTATTGAGAACCGCAGACAGCTGATCAAGCGCGCGCAGCTTTGTGTGATTGATACAAACCTGCCTGAGAACACAATTGCCTTTTTAACGCAGGAATTTCCCGAAATGGATTTTTACCTTGATACGGTATCCACGGCAAAGGCCGTAAAAGCAAGGGATATTCTCGGCCGCCTGCATACGATCAAGCCTAACCGGCTGGAAGCCGAAAAACTTTCCGGAATTAAAATAGCCGACGAGGGCAGCCTTCGCCGCTCGGGGGAATTCTTCCTTGAGCAGGGTGTGAAGCGGGTGGTAATTTCACTCGGCAGCAAGGGGACCTATTACCGCGACGGCAAAACCGAGTTTATTCTGGAAACAGAAAAGGTGAAAGTGGTAAACGCCACCGGCGCGGGCGACGCGTTTATGGCCGGTCTGGTTTACGGAAGCCTCCACAATATGGAGCCCGTGGAAATCATTAAATTATCGGCTGCGGCTTCAAAGCTCGCGCTCAGTCATGAAAACACGATTAATCCCGATATGTCGGTAGAAAATATAGAAAAAATGATGGAGGAAAACGATCATGTTAAAAGATTATCTTGA
- a CDS encoding class II fructose-bisphosphate aldolase produces the protein MLVTTKKILNDARDGGYAVGAFNAENAEMVWAIVNAAEELKAPVIIQTTSSTLKYFPPAYFANIVKAAAATVSVPVAIHLDHGSSFELAKACIDSGYTSVMIDGSALPYEENISVTQKVCAYADNFGIPVESELGKIGGKEDDTESADDQYTDPDQAVDFVSRTGISSLAVAIGTAHGIYAKTPVLDFNRAAMIRKVISIPLVMHGASGLSDEALREGVEKGMAKINFATELRIAFTNAVKAHLAEHPNDIDPKKYLGTARIAVKELVKSKILVCGSAKMAK, from the coding sequence ATGCTGGTAACTACAAAAAAAATACTGAATGATGCCAGGGACGGCGGCTACGCGGTAGGCGCCTTTAATGCGGAAAACGCCGAAATGGTCTGGGCCATTGTCAACGCCGCCGAGGAACTGAAAGCTCCGGTCATCATCCAAACGACATCCTCTACCCTGAAATATTTTCCACCCGCCTACTTCGCCAACATCGTCAAGGCGGCGGCCGCTACGGTCAGCGTTCCGGTAGCCATTCATCTTGACCACGGTTCCAGCTTCGAACTTGCCAAGGCGTGCATCGACAGCGGCTACACCTCCGTGATGATCGACGGCTCCGCCCTGCCCTACGAAGAAAACATCAGTGTCACACAGAAGGTCTGCGCCTACGCGGACAACTTCGGTATTCCCGTCGAATCCGAGCTGGGGAAAATCGGCGGCAAAGAGGATGACACCGAGAGTGCTGACGACCAGTACACCGACCCCGACCAAGCAGTGGATTTTGTCAGCCGCACCGGGATTTCCTCTTTGGCTGTTGCCATCGGAACCGCCCACGGAATTTACGCAAAAACGCCGGTACTCGATTTTAACCGTGCCGCGATGATTAGAAAAGTGATCTCCATCCCGCTGGTTATGCATGGCGCCTCCGGTCTTTCCGACGAAGCGCTGAGGGAAGGCGTGGAAAAAGGGATGGCAAAAATCAATTTTGCCACCGAACTGAGAATTGCCTTCACCAATGCGGTGAAAGCACATTTGGCGGAGCATCCGAACGACATTGACCCGAAAAAGTATTTGGGAACCGCACGCATCGCCGTAAAAGAATTGGTAAAATCCAAAATTCTTGTATGCGGCAGCGCAAAAATGGCAAAATAA